The following proteins are encoded in a genomic region of Scylla paramamosain isolate STU-SP2022 chromosome 40, ASM3559412v1, whole genome shotgun sequence:
- the LOC135092478 gene encoding ribosomal protein S6 kinase alpha-5-like isoform X2 has translation MSPTTTTQGCQDSPFFQKYELDLRDNVLGDGSFSVCRECAQKSSGQHFAVEIVSRRLDCQQEINLLRACQGHSNIVNNLFHEVFHDEAHTYIVMELLGGGELAASEDQETREVHRGSGFSHHEEPGLLTVDASRRLTITELLQDEWLQGGPPYLFSATPLTTPTILAFHAFHMATREEFCLLVSLIGVHDKNSNILESKRL, from the exons atgtcacccacaacaacaacacagggctgtcag gaCTCACCATTTTTCCAAAAATATGAACTGGATCTCCGAGATAATGTACTCGGAGACGGCAGCTTCAGTGTCTGTCGGGAATGTGCACAAAAGTCCAGCGGGCAACACTTTGCTGTCGAGATAGTGTCAAGAAGACTAGACTGCCAACAAGAAATCAATTTACTCCGGGCTTGCCAAGGACATTCCAACATTGTCAACAACCTGTTCCATGAAGTTTTCCATGATGAA GCACACACCTACATTGTGATGGAGCTCCTTGGAGGTGGAGAGCTAGCTGCTTCAGAGGATCAGGAAACACGAGAGGTTCACAGAGGCTCAGGCTTCAGTCATCATGAGGAACCTG ggTTATTGACAGTAGATGCTTCAAGGCGTCTCACCATCACTGAGTTGCTGCAGGATGAGTGGCTTCAGGGAGGccctccttatttattttcagcaaCTCCCCTCACGACACCCACTATACTCGCTTTTCATGCATTCCACATGGCAACTAGGGAAGAATTTTGCTTGCTAGTAAGTTTGATTGGAGTTCATGATAAAAATTCAAACATATTGGAGTCtaagaggctgtag
- the LOC135092478 gene encoding ribosomal protein S6 kinase alpha-5-like isoform X1, with protein sequence MSPTTTTQGCQRDKREKQEDHHCHHHHHQHSGKKDSPFFQKYELDLRDNVLGDGSFSVCRECAQKSSGQHFAVEIVSRRLDCQQEINLLRACQGHSNIVNNLFHEVFHDEAHTYIVMELLGGGELAASEDQETREVHRGSGFSHHEEPGLLTVDASRRLTITELLQDEWLQGGPPYLFSATPLTTPTILAFHAFHMATREEFCLLVSLIGVHDKNSNILESKRL encoded by the exons atgtcacccacaacaacaacacagggctgtcag agggacaaaagagaaaagcaggaagaccaccactgccaccaccaccaccaccagcacagtggTAAAAAG gaCTCACCATTTTTCCAAAAATATGAACTGGATCTCCGAGATAATGTACTCGGAGACGGCAGCTTCAGTGTCTGTCGGGAATGTGCACAAAAGTCCAGCGGGCAACACTTTGCTGTCGAGATAGTGTCAAGAAGACTAGACTGCCAACAAGAAATCAATTTACTCCGGGCTTGCCAAGGACATTCCAACATTGTCAACAACCTGTTCCATGAAGTTTTCCATGATGAA GCACACACCTACATTGTGATGGAGCTCCTTGGAGGTGGAGAGCTAGCTGCTTCAGAGGATCAGGAAACACGAGAGGTTCACAGAGGCTCAGGCTTCAGTCATCATGAGGAACCTG ggTTATTGACAGTAGATGCTTCAAGGCGTCTCACCATCACTGAGTTGCTGCAGGATGAGTGGCTTCAGGGAGGccctccttatttattttcagcaaCTCCCCTCACGACACCCACTATACTCGCTTTTCATGCATTCCACATGGCAACTAGGGAAGAATTTTGCTTGCTAGTAAGTTTGATTGGAGTTCATGATAAAAATTCAAACATATTGGAGTCtaagaggctgtag
- the LOC135092478 gene encoding ribosomal protein S6 kinase alpha-4-like isoform X3 has product MSPTTTTQGCQRDKREKQEDHHCHHHHHQHSGKKDSPFFQKYELDLRDNVLGDGSFSVCRECAQKSSGQHFAVEIVSRRLDCQQEINLLRACQGHSNIVNNLFHEVFHDEAHTYIVMELLGGGELAASEDQETREVHRGSGFSHHEEPGVTQQFTTCTEKGY; this is encoded by the exons atgtcacccacaacaacaacacagggctgtcag agggacaaaagagaaaagcaggaagaccaccactgccaccaccaccaccaccagcacagtggTAAAAAG gaCTCACCATTTTTCCAAAAATATGAACTGGATCTCCGAGATAATGTACTCGGAGACGGCAGCTTCAGTGTCTGTCGGGAATGTGCACAAAAGTCCAGCGGGCAACACTTTGCTGTCGAGATAGTGTCAAGAAGACTAGACTGCCAACAAGAAATCAATTTACTCCGGGCTTGCCAAGGACATTCCAACATTGTCAACAACCTGTTCCATGAAGTTTTCCATGATGAA GCACACACCTACATTGTGATGGAGCTCCTTGGAGGTGGAGAGCTAGCTGCTTCAGAGGATCAGGAAACACGAGAGGTTCACAGAGGCTCAGGCTTCAGTCATCATGAGGAACCTGGTGTGACTCAGCAGTTCACTACATGCACAGAAAAG ggTTATTGA
- the LOC135092481 gene encoding ribosomal protein S6 kinase alpha-5-like isoform X2, whose product MSPTTTTQGCQNLLFKDSSEDSVIKIVDFGFARLMPDKEKDGSMKTPCFTLHYAAPEVLRQAVQKGANGYDETCDWWSLGVILYTMLSGRAPFQSRSKDDTSAPIIDCSDKGWKF is encoded by the exons AATCTCTTGTTCAAGGATTCTTCTGaagattcagttattaagattgtggattttgggtttgcacggttgatgcctgacaaggaaaaggatggcagcaTGAAGACACCGTGCTTCACTCTTCACTATGCAGCACCAGAAGTGTTGCGGCAAGCAGTGCAGAAGGGAGCAAATGGCTATGATGAAACATGTGACTGGTGGAGCTTGGGTGTGATTCTG TACACAATGTTGTCAGGGAGAGCCCCATTCCAGTCAAGAAGTAAAGATGACACCTCAGCACCAATCATTGATTGCTCGGATAAAGGATGGAAGTTTTGA
- the LOC135092481 gene encoding ribosomal protein S6 kinase alpha-5-like isoform X1, producing MHRKGIVHRDLKPDRGEELGEGEEICWELMEWEGIKIEKWLVLRLDRKEKKGKNLLFKDSSEDSVIKIVDFGFARLMPDKEKDGSMKTPCFTLHYAAPEVLRQAVQKGANGYDETCDWWSLGVILYTMLSGRAPFQSRSKDDTSAPIIDCSDKGWKF from the exons ATGCACAGAAAAGGCATCGTTCACAGAGACCTAAAGCCAGACAGAGGTGAAgagttaggagagggagaggaaatatgtTGGGAATTAATGGAATGGGagggaataaaaatagaaaagtggTTGGTGTTGAGGCtagacagaaaagagaagaaaggaaag AATCTCTTGTTCAAGGATTCTTCTGaagattcagttattaagattgtggattttgggtttgcacggttgatgcctgacaaggaaaaggatggcagcaTGAAGACACCGTGCTTCACTCTTCACTATGCAGCACCAGAAGTGTTGCGGCAAGCAGTGCAGAAGGGAGCAAATGGCTATGATGAAACATGTGACTGGTGGAGCTTGGGTGTGATTCTG TACACAATGTTGTCAGGGAGAGCCCCATTCCAGTCAAGAAGTAAAGATGACACCTCAGCACCAATCATTGATTGCTCGGATAAAGGATGGAAGTTTTGA